A stretch of the Aegilops tauschii subsp. strangulata cultivar AL8/78 chromosome 4, Aet v6.0, whole genome shotgun sequence genome encodes the following:
- the LOC141021834 gene encoding putative F-box/FBD/LRR-repeat protein At4g00315 has product MEGEPANKRGRVEPEPQEPPVNMEFISSLTDEMLVTIISHLPIKYGVRTTVLSRRWRPLWHTTPLDIIDDHEFCSGEQQCLTALSHILATHPRPVRRLAIGKLNPHNKTEPRLHYWFLSPALDQLEELNLHGRRPSSLPPSVLRLAPTLCRTTFRRCIFP; this is encoded by the coding sequence ATGGAGGGTGAGCCAGCCAACAAGCGGGGGCGGGTCGAGCCAGAACCGCAAGAGCCTCCGGTGAACATGGAATTCATCAGCAGCCTCACCGACGAGATGTTGGTAACCATCATATCCCACCTCCCCATTAAATATGGTGTGCGGACCACTGTCCTCTcgcggcggtggcgccccctctggcacACCACCCCCCTAGACATCATCGACGACCACGAGTTCTGCAGCGGGGAGCAGCAATGCCTGACCGCATTGTCCCACATCCTTGCCACGCACCCTCGGCCGGTCAGACGACTTGCTATCGGTAAGCTCAATCCCCACAACAAGACCGAACCCAGGTTGCACTATTGGTTCCTATCCCCAGCCCtggatcagctcgaggagctcaacCTTCATGGTAGACGTCCTTCCTCGCTGCCGCCGTCTgtgctccgcctcgcgcccacgctgtgCCGCACTACATTCAGGCGGTGCATTTTCCCCTAG